In Chelmon rostratus isolate fCheRos1 chromosome 20, fCheRos1.pri, whole genome shotgun sequence, a single window of DNA contains:
- the urad gene encoding 2-oxo-4-hydroxy-4-carboxy-5-ureidoimidazoline decarboxylase produces the protein MTMDIAAVNALPYEDFVNIFGNVVEKCPIVTAAVWSTRPFGNLTALEAAISDFIDALPESGKEGILRCHPDLAGRDLQIGTLTRESREEQAGAGMDALDSAEASRMAWLNGEYKKRFGFPFVICARMNDKANILRQLSERCRNEREVERARGIQEVKKICRLRLQALVLPDAPNKL, from the exons ATGACAATGGACATCGCCGCGGTAAATGCCCTTCCTTACGAggattttgtaaatattttcGGTAATGTGGTGGAGAAGTGCCCCATtgtaacagctgctgtgtggtcGACGCGTCCCTTTGGGAACTTGACTGCTTTGGAGGCAGCAATCAGTGATTTCATCGATGCTCTCCCAGAATCAG GTAAAGAAGGGATCCTCAGGTGCCACCCGGACCTCGCGGGCAGGGACCTCCAGATCGGCACCTTGACCCGGGAGTCGCGCGAGGAGCAGGCGGGCGCTGGAATGGATGCGCTGGACTCCGCGGAAGCGTCGCGCATGGCCTGGCTCAACGGGGAGTACAAGAAGCGCTTCGGGTTCCCGTTTGTCATCTGCGCCCGGATGAACGACAAGGCAAACATACTGCGGCAGCTGTCCGAGCGCTGCCGGAACGAGCGCGAGGTGGAGAGGGCGCGAGGCATTCAGGAGGTGAAGAAGATATGCCGCCTGCGTCTCCAGGCTCTCGTGCTCCCTGACGCTCCCAACAAATTATGA
- the pdx1 gene encoding pancreas/duodenum homeobox protein 1, with product MCGSSEAMNREDHYYPSQVFKDSCAYQRSQGEDYSHSPPPCLYMSRQVHSVYTPTTMGALEQASLPDTAPSYTLPMREDPGVPQLHHHQALQQQPLPPAAGYGDTGEQSRYHLPFPWMKTTKSHSHTWKGQWAGPYVMAETEENKRTRTAYTRAQLLELEKEFLFNRYISRPRRVELALTLSLTERHIKIWFQNRRMKWKKEEDRRRARAADPDQDSSVTSGDQGEAVGGVSSTNGPHTASPPVSPLRAHSLSAPGSREPA from the exons ATGTGCGGCTCCTCGGAAGCCATGAATCGGGAAGATCATTATTACCCGTCTCAGGTTTTTAAAGACTCCTGTGCCTACCAGAGATCACAGGGGGAGGACTACAGCCACAGCCCGCCGCCCTGCCTCTACATGAGCAGGCAGGTCCACTCCGTCTACACTCCGACGACCATGGGAGCCTTGGAGCAGGCCAGCCTTCCTGACACTGCCCCCTCTTACACTCTGCCCATGCGGGAGGATCCAGGTGTGCCTCAGCTCCACCATCATCAGgcgctccagcagcagcctctcccCCCCGCTGCAGGCTATGGAGACACGGGGGAACAGAGCAGATATCACCTCCCTTTCCCCTGGATGAAAACCACAAAATCTCACTCTCACACCTGGAAGGGGCAGTGGGCAG GACCATACGTGATGGCGGAGACCGAGGAAAACAAACGCACGAGGACTGCCTACACGCGCGCCCAGCTGCTGGAGCTAGAGAAGGAGTTCCTGTTCAACCGCTACATCTCGAGGCCACGCCGCGTGGAGCTGGCGCTGACCCTGAGCCTCACGGAGCGCCACATCAAGATCTGGTTCCAGAACCGGCGCATGAAgtggaagaaggaggaggaccgGAGGAGGGCGAGGGCGGCCGACCCGGACCAGGACTCCTCCGTCACCTCTGGAGACCAGGGGGAGGCTGTCGGAGGGGTCTCCTCCACGAACGGACCTCACACCGCCTCACCCCCCGTTTCCCCGCTGCGCGCTCACTCCCTCTCCGCTCCTGGGTCCCGAGAGCCCGCATAG